Sequence from the [Clostridium] scindens genome:
CTCATCCAGGATCAGGATGTCCGGATTCGTCAAAAGCCACCTGGCAAGCAGAACCTTCTGCTGGTTTCCGCCGGACAGGTTCTCCATATTCTCATCCATATTCGGCGTCTTCGTGCGCAGTTCTGCATTGGATGTCTCCGCTGCCTTCAGCCGCTCGCTATCCCGCAGGACGCCCCCATGGGCATATGCCTTCTGGTTTACGATTACCGTATTGTCAAGCACGGAGAGAATCCCGAAGATTCCCGTTGCCCTCCGCTCTTCTGTAAGAAGCGCGATGTTCTCCCGGATAGCGTCCCTGGGAGATTTGATCTTCATCGGCTTTCCATCCTTTTCTATGGTGCCTTCCACGATCTCCCTCAGTCCGAATATGGCCTCCACCAGTTCCGTTCTCTGGGCGCCTACCAATCCGCCGATTCCAAGGATCTCTCCTTTTTTGAGCTCGAAGCTGACATCCTGGAAGGACTTAGGAAGAGGCGAGCATAAGCCTTCTACTTTCAAGACCACCTCATCGGATGGCTGGTATTCTTTTGGTGGGAAACGGTTCGTCATATCCCGTCCCACCATCCGGTTGATGATCAGATCCGTCGTAAGTTCCGAGGCATCCCATGTTCCTACATACTGCCCATCCCTCATGATCGTCACTTCATCTGCAATCTTTAATATTTCTTCCATCTTATGGGAAATGTAAATAATCGCGCATCCCTTATCCTGAAGCTTGCGGATGATCTTGAACAGATGCTGCGTTTCATTCTCTGTCAGGGACGAGGTCGGCTCATCCATGATAATAATTTTTGAATTATAGCTAACCGCCTTTGCTATTTCTACAAGCTGTAGATTAGAGGCAGATAATGTTCCTGCTAATACCTCCGGATTAATATCCAGATCTACTTCTTCAAACAATTCTCTGGTCTTTTCAATCATTGCCTTCTTATTGACCGCGATCCCCTTCATCGGGAATCTGCCAAGCCATATATTTTCCATTACCGGCCTAAACCGGATCGGGTGAAGTTCCTGATGAATCATAGAGACGCCCAGATCCAGCGCCTGCTTTGACGTCATGATCTTTTCCGGCTTTCCGTCCAGGACAATCTCGCCGCCATCCTCATGATAGATTCCGAACAGGCACTTCATCAGCGTTGATTTGCCGGCACCATTTTCGCCCATCAGCGCGTGGACGCTTCCCGGCCTCACTTTCAGGCTGACGTTGTCGAGAGCCTTAACGCCTGGAAAAACTTTTGTGATATTGTTCATTTCCAGTATATATTCTCCCATGCCCTCACTCCTCCTTTAAAGCCAAGGGATGGAATCCTCCACCCCCTGGTTATGAATCTGCTGCATTTTCTCTATTTCATATAATCCTGGTAATTGTCTTCTGTAACCTTTACATAGTCGATCCAGATATATTTTCCGTCCGTGATTGGATAGCCAACATTTTCTTCATTGATTTCTTTTCCATTTACTGCCGCAACAGCTACATTAACGGTTGCCTTGCCCTGGTTGTCCGCATCATTCAGGACGGTTCCGAGCAGAGAGCCTTCTTTCATTGCTTCCAGCGCCGGAGCGGTCGCGTCTACGCCTACTACCGGGATATATTTGGACAGGTCGCTGCTGTCTTTGTTGTATCCTTCTGCTTTCAACGCCTCGATCGCGCCAAGAGCCATATCGTCATTGTTGCAAAGAACTGCTTCGATCTTGTCAAGGCTCTGGCCTGTAATAAACGC
This genomic interval carries:
- a CDS encoding sugar ABC transporter ATP-binding protein, coding for MGEYILEMNNITKVFPGVKALDNVSLKVRPGSVHALMGENGAGKSTLMKCLFGIYHEDGGEIVLDGKPEKIMTSKQALDLGVSMIHQELHPIRFRPVMENIWLGRFPMKGIAVNKKAMIEKTRELFEEVDLDINPEVLAGTLSASNLQLVEIAKAVSYNSKIIIMDEPTSSLTENETQHLFKIIRKLQDKGCAIIYISHKMEEILKIADEVTIMRDGQYVGTWDASELTTDLIINRMVGRDMTNRFPPKEYQPSDEVVLKVEGLCSPLPKSFQDVSFELKKGEILGIGGLVGAQRTELVEAIFGLREIVEGTIEKDGKPMKIKSPRDAIRENIALLTEERRATGIFGILSVLDNTVIVNQKAYAHGGVLRDSERLKAAETSNAELRTKTPNMDENMENLSGGNQQKVLLARWLLTNPDILILDEPTRGIDVGAKYEIYTIMHKLVEQGKSIIMISSEMPELLGMSDRIMVMCEGRVTGFLDSGEADSVQVMNYATKFMQ